TTTGTGGCTTAATACAAGTACACCCTTCATTTCGTTTATGGGGGCAATAAAATATATCCAAAACTTCAATTCCGTGAAGAGCCAACTCATTTAGCATCATTTCTGTAATTTCTTTGTACTGTTCCATCAATATAAATCCTTCATTTAGTAAATATTGATTTGTAATGATAATAATTTCATAGCCTTTTTCCTTAACAGATTTTAAAGTCTCAATTGAATCTGGCAAAAACACCGGTTTTTTGATGTATGTCCATTCATGATCCGGATAGTCTTCAATTATCGTTCCATCTCTGTCAAAAAATGCAACTTTCAATTTAGACACCCTCATTTCTTATTAATAACCTTTATTGCCCATCGTGACTATTAATAAAACTTCATATTTTGATGGGCTCCTTATTTATCGATTTATGCGCTTACTCTTTTCCACATGCTAAACAGCGCATATCTTTGTCTTTTTCCCCGTAAATTCGCAGCTCTTTTTAATTCCACACGCCTCACATACTTCAATTTCTATTTGAGGTACTTCGCCGTTCTCAGCAGCTGGAACCCAAGCTGTTTCATAAAGGGTTTTACTCATTCCATAGTCAATCAACACTAACTCATTTTTATTATTTAGTCCGTAATTGCTGCTATCCCTAATATCAAACACATCGAATTTAGTGTCGAGTAGTTCCAGACATTCTTCAAACTGGTTAGGAAAGTCCCAAAAACCTACTCGCTCATTTATGTCAAAGGATTGATAATCGTACATGGGTAATTCTTTAAAATAGTGTTGAATGCACACTTGTTCATCCGCATAATAAGTCGGTGCAAACATCTTCCCAAAATCATTTTTCTTCATGTATTTATAAATTTCAAGTTCTCGTTGAGATTGCAAGTACCCGATTTCATGAAGATTTACTTTAAATACATAATTCTCCCAACGATATACTTTTCTCGTGGATCCTATTCCGACAAAATTATTCTCTACACAAAAAGACTGCCAATCGCGAAGGAGCTCTGCAATCACAATAATCCCTCCAATAAATCACTACAATTACGTCCATGTTTGATCTAATTTATCCGAATAAAAGCCAATCGCTTTCTTATAATCTAGTATTTCTTCATTTGTTGTCGTCTCAATCAAAGAATTTAGCAATAACTCCATTGCACGGCCATGCTCTTTTAAATTGTATAAAGTCATCGCATAAAAGACTTTAATGGCTTCATTGTTTGGGTACAAGTCAATTCCCTTTTGAAATATTTCTTCAGACTTTGCGTATTCACCTAATGTTCGATATGTACTTCCCAATCCTATGATGGCACCTTCCAAGTCTTTTCCTGATAATCCGAGTTGAATCGCATTTTCATAATAAGACACTGCTTTTGATTCCAAACCCAACACATCAAAACTCCACGCGCATTGATAGTTGATGAACGCATCATTTGGATATTCATCTACTAACTTGATAAGCAATTCGTTCGATTCCTTTTGTTTACCTGTTTTCCTCATTTCAATTGCCTTATCTATTTCTATTTGCATTGGGTCCGCCTACCTATTCATTTTTAATTAATCTAATATTAACACAACTCTACATAAATTATTACTAGTATAATAAAAAAAGTCGCCTAAGCAACCAATTAATTTACTTCTATGGAGAAAGCATAGTATGCATCGCCGTGGGATACGTTCGCTTCTTTTTCATCCATCCAAAATACGCTATAGATATAATAATAGATTCCTTCTTCCGTTGGAGCTGTGAATCGATTATTTTCCATCTTTACTTCCGTATCATCATTTTCGTTATCCATCTTTCCTAAGTAGATCTCGTTAGGTTGTGGGTTATAGTTCATCACGATGGTTATTTTTTCACCCCGGTTTACCTTTATAGGATCTTTTCCTTCTAAAAGTTTATGTGGCCCCACAGTATCTGCGCACATGTTTTTCCAACAATAGCTGCCAAGCACGGTTGCATATGTCTCATTTCCAATTTTCACAACGGTTTTTGGCGGCTTTTCCCCTGACATGGATTCAGCTTCACTCGAACATCCGGTCAAACCAATCCCTAGAAACAGCAAAAGTAATAACAACCACCTGTTCATACAATCCCCCCATTTATATATTAGACGGAATTGTTGAATTAAAGTTACTCTTTAGCACAATTTGATGACATATGTTTTTGCAATGATGTCGTAAAGGGATTGTTTATTTTTCGTGAAAATCGTGGTTAATATATAAACAAATATGAGTGCATAAATGACGCCGCCAATTAAGGAATAACTTATCGGTACAGCTTCATCACCTATAGCTACCATGCGATAAACAAGAAAATGCGATAGCTCCCAAGGGAAAAACTTCAGGACTGTCCGAAAAATTGCTCGCGGTATGGATAATGCTTTTCCGTTTGCATCTACTACCCGAATACCCATCTTTTTCTTTCCAATCGATTGGCCGCCAATGACTGAATCACAAACAATAAAATAAATAGAAATCGGTAATGTCACCATTAAGAAGCCCATGAATTGGGCCGTAATGAGTGATCCTTGAAACAACTCTTGAATAGATGGAAATAAGAATATATTCAACACAACTAACAAAACTAAGTAAGCAAAAATGAGGACGTAATCAATTAAGAAAGCTTTTAGACGTATTAAAAAAGTAACGTTCATGCGCTATACCTCCTCTTTTAACATATTGATAAAAATTATGTAGGCAACATAGTAATACTTTGGTAATATGAAAGAAAACTAGGTGGTGTATTATGTCTTCGAATCATAAATCTCCTGGCATTTCAAACGCGCTCCAATATTCCTTACTTTTTGTTTCGGGTGTCATTCTTACGGTTATTCTTCTTATACTTGAATTTCCTAGCGGGCTTGTCATCGTTATCATTATGGGACTTTCTGTTTCCATTTTCACGATTCGACCGATGTACCTCATTTACAAATCAAAATCACTTCCCGCAATTAATCGGTACGTCATCAAAAATCAGAAAAAGCCGATGTTCGGATATGCTTATGCACTCGCTCATGGGGATAACCAGGATATCGAAGATTCTTTAAAAAGGATTTTGAAAAAGTATAAACAGAAAGAAATACAAACGGTCTACGGAGCTAATTTAGCACTACACCATAGTGATGCAGATGCTTTACTAGAATTTGCAGAAAAAATGACCAGAAAAGATTATAAAGAATATTACTTAGGTGCGGCTCATTTGTTGAGCAGTGATGAAGTGTTGGCCAATAAATTCGTAGCGAAACTGTCAACACCATGGATGATTCACTCATCGAACGCATCCATCGCGCTACGCAACAAAGACGGGGAAACATTCCGATTGGAAGCAAATCGATCTGTAGAGAGTGCTGCGGGTTTACAAAGATATATTTTGTATCATATGTTTGAACGGATGGAAGAAGAAAAGTTTTCGTAAATAACTTTAGGGTGTAACGTCAAAGCTACACCCTGTTAAAATAACTTGCCCCCACCTATTTAACTTTAACCGGTGTAGCGATACTTAGGTCCACTAAATAAGCTGTTGGATTATCATGATCATCCTGTAAATCAATGATTACATTTGTAAATCCTGCTTCACCGACTATTACTCCGTCAAATTTTATACTTAAAACAATATAATCTTTATTGAAGTAATTTATTTTTACTATTCCTGCCCCGCTAGTTTTCAGACCAAGTTTTTTGGAAATATGTTTATATTTAAGCTCAAATTCTGACTCATATATATCATTTCCCTCTATATAATTCTCAATTGCTTGGATTCGTTGGCTACCTTCCCCAAGCTGTTCTTTATCGCCATCGATGTAAACGAACTTACCATCGTTACTTAAAAGATCATCTTTTTTAAGTTTGATTAGTTTATTCTTATTGGTATCAAGAATGTCAACACGATTAAATAACTCTTTATATTTGCCATTTTCATCTACTGATGGAAACGAACCATAAAAGTTTTCTAGTTTTTTCGAATCAACTATATCAATAGTTTCTTCGTGTTTAAGTTGCGTCAAAGTTATGTTAGATAGGTTATTATCAATGAAAAGATAATATAATTCTCTTTTCATACCAATTTTCTCGATATCCTCAAGCGTCAATACAAAACTATTCTCATTCACTGCAATGATATTTACAATAAAACCTTTAGCTATTTCAAAATTATTCATCTTCATTAATTCATCCAGGTCTAGTATGCTTTCATTTCCTCTTATTTTTATTAAATAATTGATTGCTTTCTACTTTTTCTATTGAAGGTAAGTTCCTAGCTTCCTCGCTGCTTAATGGGTGATGGAGAGCTGTGACATTTTCTTTTAACTTTTTAATCGAAGCCTGAACATCATTGGTTTCAAATAATCGATTGTATTCTTTTTTCAATTGTACTTCCGTAAACTTATAGTAATTTATTTTCCCTAGTTTTTCAGTATGATTTTTCACCGAATAGATAAAGGCATTATCCTCTTTGATAAGCTCGTTATCCCCGTTTAATAAATAGCTTTTCATAAACTCCATTAATGCAGGAGTATCTTCTGTTGGAAATCCTTCCTCGTAGGTCACGTTTCCATTTATGCAGCCGAAGAGAAGTAGAGCACTTGTTAATATGCATACCAAACCAATAAACCTTTTTCTATTCAATGTCATTCCCTACTCCCTTTTGCTTCTGCTTTAGATTCACATTCCTAATTAATTCGATAAAGTCCTCATCTACAGTTTCATTATTATGTCCTGGTTTATACAGTAATCCGATGCCTTTCACCTCATATTTTAATCGGGTGTCAATTATACTTCCCAACAATTTTCCTTGTTGACTATCGATTGAAACAACATCATCACCTGTAGTTTCTTTTATTCCTGGATTGTAGCTCGAACCTTTAAAGACAAGTCTATAGCCACCCACTGCCGTTATTTCCATTTCATCAAGTTTTCGATAAACTTCGGGATTTGCAGCGTGTAAATTCTTGATACTTACTATTTTCCACTCCCCGATACCATCTCAAATGGAACTTCTGCGCCGTTTGCAAAGGCTTGGATTTTGTCGTACTTTTGATCTTGCCTAATTTTATAGAGTGCTTGATGTTTTAAGTTTTCATTGGAATCGTCTTCCGTATACGCTACTTCGTAGAAAACATTCAATGTGTCTCCGTCACCTTCTACATCAAATTTGGTGAAATATGCCGCTTTATCCCCTTGTTGAACGTTACGGCCGTTTAAAAAAATATAAATCTCTTTCTCTCCGTTGTAATAAAGATAGGCTCCGTTTTCATCATCAATTACTTCCAGAAAACTACGGAGATCTTTATTGGCCTTTCCGCTATTTATTTCAGTATAGGTTAAATTTGAATTACATCCCGACAATAAAAAAATTAATCCTACTAGCATGAGTAATTTCTTCATGTGAATTCCCCTCCCTAGTTCGCGATAAAAGCATAGGTTGACATCGGTTTTACATCAACTTCCTTTAAAGATTCTTCCAACAAATTCACTTTGGATTTAATCAATGTTTTCAGTTTATCTGGCAGATTTTTTATTTCACTTAATTCAAAATCATAATCAGTTAACATTTGATCGATTTCCCATTTTGCGTCTTGGAGTTTAGCGGAGGTTATAGATTCTTCTTCGACGATAGTCCAGCCCGTATTTACAGCTATATTTTGAATATCATTCGGCGTAAAGAGTGTACGTACATTCGAAAGACTGTTTTCTTTAAAACATTCATATTGCGCTTGTAGTAGGATTGCTAAAAAATGTGGGTATTGCTCAATTGATTTGATGCGCGGGTCCCATTCCGCGTAACAAAGCTGCGCTCCCCATTTCCTTGTTTTCCGTAACACTTCAGTGAATTCCTCAAAAGACTTGAAGTACCAAGAACAGTGAGAGATTACAATATAATCAAAGGATGCTTCTGAAAAATCTACTTCGGGTGAAAGGATATCAATTTCGAAATCCATTTTCAGTTGATTTCCTAACTTTGATTTTCTAAGATGATCAGCAGAATCCCCTAAAGTTATAGGTGCTCCATAATCGGGTGATGCAATGTCAATTCCGTGTACAAAACCCGTGTCACCTACAAGATATGCCAATACAGCCGTTGTGTCACCTTGACCACAACCGATCTCGAGCACTCGACTGCCTTCCTTTATTCCCCAAAACTTCGCAAGTTTTAGTCGATGTTCAGTTTGGGCGGTTTGTATCGTTGAATCGCCGCCGTATATTGGCATGCAACTGACAATTGTATTTACTGCGTTTTCATTCATAAAGTCACTCCTTCTCTGTCGCATTCCATTTTTCATTAAATTCATCATAAGCTTCGGTCCAATGATAAGGTTGAACTTCCGATAACTTTTTGAAAACTAAATTGTCAGGTTCGCTTATTGCAACTTTGACACTCGGGCCCCAGTAAAATAATCTTTCTTGACAAATACCACATGGTGTAAGGATTTTGAATGCTGACTTTTCATCATCACGAACAACGCATATCGAAAGTGTAATTTTCTTGTTCAGTTTATGCGCTTCTAATATCGCGCCTGTTTCTATACATAATTCAGTCGATGCATTGATTATTTCTGGTGCAACACTTGTAAGTAAAGTGCCATCTTCTAGCGCC
This genomic window from Sporosarcina sp. Marseille-Q4063 contains:
- a CDS encoding HAD-IIIA family hydrolase translates to MKVAFFDRDGTIIEDYPDHEWTYIKKPVFLPDSIETLKSVKEKGYEIIIITNQYLLNEGFILMEQYKEITEMMLNELALHGIEVLDIFYCPHKRNEGCTCIKPQTGMIMDALKKYPDININKSFMVGDSPVDIELTINMKMQGFGIGVGSTYCNDNIYEIKSIKDLPAYI
- a CDS encoding M48 family metallopeptidase; amino-acid sequence: MQIEIDKAIEMRKTGKQKESNELLIKLVDEYPNDAFINYQCAWSFDVLGLESKAVSYYENAIQLGLSGKDLEGAIIGLGSTYRTLGEYAKSEEIFQKGIDLYPNNEAIKVFYAMTLYNLKEHGRAMELLLNSLIETTTNEEILDYKKAIGFYSDKLDQTWT
- a CDS encoding RDD family protein is translated as MNVTFLIRLKAFLIDYVLIFAYLVLLVVLNIFLFPSIQELFQGSLITAQFMGFLMVTLPISIYFIVCDSVIGGQSIGKKKMGIRVVDANGKALSIPRAIFRTVLKFFPWELSHFLVYRMVAIGDEAVPISYSLIGGVIYALIFVYILTTIFTKNKQSLYDIIAKTYVIKLC
- a CDS encoding membrane lipoprotein lipid attachment site-containing protein — translated: MKKLLMLVGLIFLLSGCNSNLTYTEINSGKANKDLRSFLEVIDDENGAYLYYNGEKEIYIFLNGRNVQQGDKAAYFTKFDVEGDGDTLNVFYEVAYTEDDSNENLKHQALYKIRQDQKYDKIQAFANGAEVPFEMVSGSGK
- a CDS encoding class I SAM-dependent methyltransferase — protein: MNENAVNTIVSCMPIYGGDSTIQTAQTEHRLKLAKFWGIKEGSRVLEIGCGQGDTTAVLAYLVGDTGFVHGIDIASPDYGAPITLGDSADHLRKSKLGNQLKMDFEIDILSPEVDFSEASFDYIVISHCSWYFKSFEEFTEVLRKTRKWGAQLCYAEWDPRIKSIEQYPHFLAILLQAQYECFKENSLSNVRTLFTPNDIQNIAVNTGWTIVEEESITSAKLQDAKWEIDQMLTDYDFELSEIKNLPDKLKTLIKSKVNLLEESLKEVDVKPMSTYAFIAN
- a CDS encoding cytidine deaminase — protein: MIIEQKLFKAATDLIKKRYPTGWGGAAAMALEDGTLLTSVAPEIINASTELCIETGAILEAHKLNKKITLSICVVRDDEKSAFKILTPCGICQERLFYWGPSVKVAISEPDNLVFKKLSEVQPYHWTEAYDEFNEKWNATEKE